From the Polynucleobacter sp. MWH-UH35A genome, one window contains:
- a CDS encoding tripartite tricarboxylate transporter substrate binding protein yields MYKPTQIIRILLLSAVALLGTHSAIAAYPDKPIKIIIGFPAGGPLDAHIRLLVDKLQSSLGQTVIVDYKAGAGGAVGAQFVMQSPPDGYTVLLANTGTMVINPAIYTKSPYDTLKDFQPIARTAQQPLALIVNKDVQANTLKEFVAYAKANPGKLNYGSAGNGGISHLVPEMLKSDTGIFMVHIPFKGSAPAFTDLIAGHVQFMAESVPQAANYAKQGKVKALAVTSAKRNPALPNTPTVIETGVANLDVVGFYGILAPKGTPPEAVNKLSQAFKETLESPDIQKKIIDQGADPAYLNAEQFTKFLSAEMPRWAKAVKQAGAKLD; encoded by the coding sequence ATGTATAAGCCCACACAAATAATCAGGATATTGCTACTCAGCGCAGTAGCACTTTTGGGCACTCATTCAGCAATTGCAGCCTATCCCGATAAACCCATCAAGATCATCATTGGATTTCCTGCGGGAGGGCCCTTAGATGCGCATATTCGTCTTCTGGTTGATAAATTGCAGAGCTCCCTGGGTCAAACGGTAATTGTTGATTACAAGGCGGGTGCGGGAGGTGCGGTCGGGGCTCAATTTGTCATGCAATCACCACCCGATGGATATACCGTGCTGTTGGCAAATACGGGGACGATGGTTATCAATCCTGCCATCTATACAAAATCACCCTATGACACCTTAAAGGATTTTCAGCCGATTGCCAGAACTGCACAGCAACCACTTGCGTTAATCGTAAATAAAGATGTGCAAGCCAACACACTCAAAGAGTTTGTGGCTTATGCAAAAGCCAATCCTGGAAAGTTGAATTACGGCTCGGCTGGCAATGGTGGAATTTCTCATTTGGTACCCGAGATGCTCAAGAGTGATACGGGAATATTTATGGTGCATATTCCTTTTAAAGGAAGTGCGCCAGCATTTACAGATTTGATTGCGGGCCATGTGCAATTTATGGCGGAGTCCGTGCCGCAAGCAGCTAATTATGCCAAGCAAGGCAAAGTGAAAGCGTTGGCTGTGACTAGTGCCAAACGTAACCCAGCCTTGCCGAATACACCTACCGTAATTGAAACCGGGGTTGCTAACTTGGATGTTGTTGGTTTCTATGGAATCCTAGCCCCCAAGGGAACGCCACCCGAAGCGGTAAATAAGTTAAGTCAGGCATTTAAAGAAACGTTGGAATCACCTGACATCCAGAAAAAAATTATTGATCAAGGCGCTGATCCTGCTTACTTAAATGCCGAACAATTTACAAAGTTCCTTAGCGCAGAAATGCCGCGTTGGGCCAAGGCTGTGAAACAGGCCGGTGCTAAGCTCGACTAA
- a CDS encoding group II truncated hemoglobin yields MTTRTSIYESIGGIDKIDELVDRFYDLMALEPIFEDLRAMHPQDLSTSREKLKFFLTGWMGGPDIYSPKYGHPMLRARHLPFKIGMKERNQWLACMYKAMEECGIDGNAAKQLEESFLNTADWMRNQPN; encoded by the coding sequence ATGACTACAAGAACCTCCATTTATGAATCCATAGGCGGAATCGACAAAATCGATGAATTAGTGGATCGTTTTTACGATTTAATGGCTTTGGAGCCAATTTTTGAGGATTTGCGGGCAATGCACCCTCAGGATTTATCGACTTCCCGAGAAAAATTGAAGTTTTTCCTGACCGGCTGGATGGGGGGTCCTGATATCTACTCACCCAAGTATGGCCATCCAATGCTCAGAGCCCGCCACCTCCCATTCAAGATCGGCATGAAAGAACGAAATCAGTGGCTTGCTTGCATGTACAAAGCAATGGAAGAATGCGGCATAGATGGCAACGCCGCAAAGCAACTGGAGGAGTCTTTTTTGAATACTGCTGACTGGATGAGAAATCAACCTAACTAA